The Streptomyces sp. NL15-2K genome contains a region encoding:
- a CDS encoding sensor domain-containing protein, producing MSVWQALSGRGYLASWWPWRAVAYLTSGALLGAVVLVVILGGVVVGGVLAVVLLGLPLLVLTALSGIPVAAVERRRLRLAGGPVPGDGHRVPDGPGLRAWLVTRLREGATWRELAYVVLFALVLWPLDALAVAFAAGVPLSMAAVPALVAADGEAKVVKLWTVDTWPGAFGVAALGLVLLAGGAYALGVVAGARAELTRAVLTFKDSERVTELVRSRVRLVDAFETERRRIERDLHDGAQQRLVALTMTLGLARLDAPPGPLADQLAKAHEEAGHALAELRELIHGIHPKVLTDYGLEAAVADAADRSPVPVDLDLHLPVRLPQPVESAAYFVVREALANVARHSGASQADISGGYHDGRLTLHIRDDGRGGAQVADGTGLTGLADRVSVLDGRLSLSSPPGGPTLLRVEIPCRPTAPSE from the coding sequence ATGAGCGTGTGGCAGGCCCTCAGCGGCCGTGGGTACTTGGCGTCTTGGTGGCCCTGGCGGGCGGTCGCCTATCTGACGAGCGGGGCGCTCCTCGGCGCGGTCGTCCTCGTCGTGATCCTGGGCGGAGTGGTCGTCGGCGGCGTGCTGGCCGTCGTACTCCTCGGTCTGCCGCTGCTGGTGCTGACCGCGCTGTCCGGGATCCCCGTGGCCGCCGTGGAGCGGCGACGGCTGCGGCTGGCCGGCGGGCCGGTGCCCGGCGACGGTCATCGGGTGCCCGACGGGCCGGGACTGCGGGCCTGGCTGGTGACGCGGCTGCGGGAGGGGGCGACCTGGCGGGAGTTGGCGTACGTGGTGCTGTTCGCGCTGGTGCTGTGGCCGCTCGACGCGCTGGCCGTCGCCTTCGCGGCCGGGGTTCCGCTGTCCATGGCCGCCGTGCCCGCGCTGGTCGCGGCCGACGGCGAGGCGAAGGTGGTCAAGCTGTGGACCGTCGACACCTGGCCGGGGGCGTTCGGGGTCGCCGCGCTCGGGCTGGTCCTGCTGGCGGGCGGCGCCTACGCCCTGGGCGTCGTGGCCGGGGCGCGGGCCGAGCTGACGCGGGCCGTGCTGACCTTCAAGGACAGTGAACGGGTCACCGAACTCGTGCGGTCCCGGGTGCGGTTGGTGGACGCCTTCGAGACGGAGCGGCGGCGCATCGAGCGCGATCTGCACGACGGCGCTCAACAGCGGCTCGTCGCCCTGACGATGACCCTCGGCCTCGCGCGCCTCGACGCCCCGCCCGGCCCGCTCGCCGACCAACTCGCCAAGGCCCACGAGGAGGCCGGGCACGCCCTCGCGGAACTGCGCGAACTCATCCACGGCATCCACCCCAAGGTCCTCACCGACTACGGCCTCGAAGCCGCCGTCGCCGACGCCGCCGACCGCAGCCCGGTCCCCGTCGACCTGGACCTGCACCTGCCCGTTCGCCTTCCCCAACCCGTCGAATCCGCCGCGTACTTCGTGGTCCGCGAGGCCCTCGCCAACGTGGCCAGGCACAGCGGGGCGAGCCAGGCCGACATCAGCGGGGGCTACCACGACGGACGGCTGACCCTCCACATCCGCGACGACGGACGCGGGGGTGCCCAAGTCGCCGACGGCACCGGCCTGACCGGTCTCGCCGACCGGGTGTCGGTGCTCGATGGCAGACTCTCCCTGTCCAGCCCGCCGGGCGGACCGACCCTGCTGCGTGTGGAGATTCCTTGCCGGCCGACAGCCCCGTCCGAGTAG
- a CDS encoding ABC transporter ATP-binding protein → MRSNAIELRAVSRQYGSGGAGVTALDGVSLAFPTGTFTAVMGPSGSGKSTLLHCAAGLDRPTSGSVRLGETELTALSERRLTLLRRERVGFVFQAFNLLPSLTAEQNVALPLRLAGRRPPKARVREVLHQVGLGDRGRHRPSQLSGGQQQRVALARALITCPEVLFGDEPTGALDQQTGREVLSLLRGLVDTEGGTVVMVTHDPVAASYADRVVFLVDGRVHGELGGASAGEIAAHMTGLEAVPC, encoded by the coding sequence ATGAGATCCAACGCGATCGAATTGCGCGCGGTGAGCAGGCAGTACGGGTCCGGCGGCGCCGGCGTGACCGCGCTGGACGGCGTCTCGCTCGCCTTTCCCACGGGCACGTTCACCGCCGTCATGGGCCCGTCCGGTTCGGGCAAGTCGACCTTGTTGCACTGCGCGGCCGGCCTGGACCGGCCCACCTCGGGTTCGGTGCGGCTCGGCGAGACGGAGCTGACGGCGCTGAGCGAGCGGCGGCTGACCCTGCTGCGCCGGGAGCGCGTCGGCTTCGTGTTCCAGGCGTTCAACCTGCTGCCGTCCCTGACCGCCGAGCAGAACGTCGCCCTGCCGCTGCGCCTGGCCGGCCGGCGTCCGCCGAAGGCCCGGGTCCGCGAGGTGCTGCACCAGGTCGGCCTGGGCGACCGGGGCCGCCACCGCCCCTCCCAGTTGTCCGGCGGCCAGCAGCAGCGCGTCGCCCTGGCCCGCGCGCTGATCACCTGTCCCGAGGTGCTGTTCGGTGACGAGCCGACGGGTGCGCTGGACCAGCAGACCGGGCGTGAGGTGCTGTCGCTGCTGCGGGGTCTGGTCGACACGGAGGGCGGCACGGTGGTGATGGTGACCCACGATCCGGTGGCCGCGTCGTATGCCGACCGGGTGGTGTTCCTGGTCGACGGGCGCGTGCACGGGGAACTGGGCGGGGCGTCGGCGGGCGAGATCGCGGCGCACATGACGGGGCTGGAGGCCGTGCCGTGCTGA